The Streptomyces sp. HUAS MG91 sequence GCCGAAGTGCACCCCGACGCCGAGGGTCTTGAAGTCGCAGTTGAGGATGTTCGCCTTGTGACCCTCGCTGTTCATCCAGGCGTCCATCACGGACTGGGCGTTGGCCTGCCCGCGGGCGATGTTCTCGCCGCCCAGATTGGTGATCCCGGCCTTCTTGGCGCGGTCCCACGGCGTCGCGCCGTCCGGGTCCGTGTGGTCGAAGAAGTTCCGCGCGGCCATGTCCTCGCTGAACGCGCTCGCCAGCGCGGCGAGGCCGCTGTCCGCGGTCACCGGGGAGCAGCCGATCTTGGCGCGCTCCTGGTTGACGAGGGTGAGCACCTGGGCCGCGGCGGCCGCCTCGTCGGAGGTGGTCGTGGCCGCCTCCACCGCGGGAGCCGCGGTCTTCGCCGGGGCGGACGCCGACGGGCTCGCGCTCCTCGGCTTCGTGGCGGTCCCGGCGCTCTTGGTCTCGGCCGGCGCCTTCGACGGCTTCGCGGACGGCTCGGCCGGCTCCGCGGACTTCGAGGGCGCGGCGGACGGGGACGCCGAGCGCTGGTCGTCGCGGCTCGCGGCCGACTCCGACGCGCGGTCCCCGACCGTCCCGTCGGTGCCGCCCTGCGCCTCGACGCTGGGGGAGTCCGCGGCCTGCACCTTGTTGCCGCCGTGGTCGCCGCCGAGCTTGAAGGTGTCCGTGCCCGGGATCAGCCCCGAGGCCACCGCGACCGCACCCATGGCCACGCACGCCGAGGCACCGAGCAGCCCGGTGCGCAGCGGGACGCCGTCGCGCTTCTTGCGGCGACGGTGGGCGTGCCCGCGCGGCGGGTCGTCGGACCCGCCGGCCGCGGACACGGTGCCGTAGACGGCGGTGACGGTCTCGTCCTGCGGCGCGTAGGGCGACGCGGAGGCGTACGAGGACAGCGGCGTCTGCGCGTACGAGGGGGCCGAGGCGTACGGGGAGTGCGCGGAATGTGAGGGGTACGAGAAGGTCTGCTCCTCGTGCGCCCCAGCGTGATCAACGCCGTACGCCTCGCCGTATCCTTCGGTGTACCAGCCCTCGGAGTGCTGCTCCTCCGGAGTGCCCGCGGCGCGGCCCGTGGCGGCGCGGCCGGCGTCGGAGCGTCGGTGGCGTCCCATGATTGTGGCCTTCCTCGATCCTCGCGGTCGTCGATGCGACTAGCCCGTACGGGTGAGACTCATCGGTCCGCGACGGTACCCCAGAACGCAAGGGGACGAAGTGCTCAGAGAGCAATTGGCCGGTTAGCGTGCAGCCATGAATGAAGATGTGCGCCTGGTCGCGTGGGTGCGAGGACGCGTCCAACGTGTGGGTTTCCGCTGGTTCACGCGGGCGCGGGCTTTGGAGATCGGCGGCCTGAGTGGTTTTGCTCTCAATTTGGACGACGGCCGCGTGCAAGTGGTCGCCGAAGGACCGCGCACGGCATGTCAGCAATTGCTCGACTGGCTCCACGGCGACGACACACCCGGGCGCGTCGACGGTGTCACCGAGATCTGGGACACACCCCGCGGCGGCTACGACGGATTTGCCATTCGCTGAACCGTCGTCCCTGGCAGCCCGGACGGGAGGGGCGCGGAGGTGCCGTGGGCAACTGCTCCGGGCAGAAACGCCCTGGTGGTTGCCAACGCGAGGGAGTCGTGGCAGGCTCCGGAGGTACGGATGATCTCCACGCCCCCAGGGCCCCGACGGTCCGGCCGCGCCGCACGATCCACGGCGCAGAGCCCCCGGGATGCCCGCCAATACGGGGTGTGATCGTGTTGACCGTCAAACTTTTTGGTGAGACTCTGGAAGCCCCGCGCACCTTAGCTGTTTGGCATGTGAGAACAGCCAGCAAGACAAGAAGTGCCAGGCATTGCGGGTGCGTTTTCCCCTTCAAACCTCACGACCCACCATCGCTACGGTCGGTCACTCAGTGTGGAGGACCACTCATCATGGCAAAGGCGCTTCTCGGTTACGTCGGCGGCAGCGACCCGCGACTTCTCGCCGAGATGCGACGGCTCCAGCAGCGTGTCCAGGACCTGGAATCCGAGCTTGGCAGGATCCAGGCGGAGAACGACGCGCTCGCGGCTGCCGCTTCTCACGACGCTCTCATCGAGGTCGACGTACCCCAGGCGGAGCCTGCGCTCACCTGACCGCATTCAACGACGCACGCGGTCCGGCTGCTCGTAACCACCGCTTGACAGAGCAACGCGACAGATGTGCAAGGGACGCTTCGGCGTCCCTTCTTTCTTCCCTCCCGGCCTGCTCCGGTCTGGTGAGCCCCCGCGCACCGAAGCGCTTTCTTAACGTCTGATGTGCCCTGCACCTTCATCGGTGAAACCGTGGGTTCATGGAGTGAGACAGGGGCGCCCGGTAAAGTCCGACGGCGTGCACCTCAAGGCTCTGACCCTGCGCGGGTTCAAATCGTTCGCCTCGGCCACCACGCTGCGGTTCGAGCCGGGCATCACCTGTGTCGTCGGGCCCAACGGCTCGGGCAAGTCCAATGTCGTGGACGCCCTGAGCTGGGTCATGGGCGAGCAGGGCGCCAAGTCGCTGCGCGGCGGCAAGATGGAGGACGTCATCTTCGCCGGCACCACCGGCAGGCCGCCGCTCGGCCGCGCCGAGGTGTCGCTGACCATCGACAACTCCGACGGTGCGCTGCCCATCGAGTACGCCGAGGTCACCATCACGCGGATCATGTTCCGCAACGGCGGCAGCGAGTACCAGATCAACGGCGACACGTGCCGCCTCCTCGACATCCAGGACCTGCTGTCCGACTCCGGCATCGGCCGCGAGATGCACGTCATCGTCGGACAGGGGCAGCTCGACTCCGTGCTGCACGCCGACCCCATGGGCCGCCGCGCCTTCATCGAGGAGGCCGCGGGCGTCCTCAAGCACCGCAAGCGCAAGGAGAAGGCGCTGCGGAAGCTGGACGCGATGCAGGCCAACCTCTCCCGCGTCCAGGACCTCACCGACGAACTGCGGCGGCAGCTCAAGCCGCTGGGCCGGCAGGCGGCCGTCGCCCGCCGGGCCGCCGTCATCCAGGCCGACCTGCGCGACGCCCGGCTGCGGCTGCTCGCCGACGATCTCGTACGGCTGCGGGAGGCGCTCAGCGCGGAGGTCGCCGACGAGGCCGAGCTGAAGCGGCGCAAGGAGGCCGCGGAGGACGAGCTGAAGAAGGCTCTGCTGAGGGAGGGCCACCTCGAAGACGAGGTGCGGCAGCTCACCCCGCGGCTCCAGCGGGCGCAGCAGACCTGGGTGGAGCTGTCGCAGCTGGCCGAGCGGGTGCGCGGGACCATCTCGCTGGCCGACGCGCGGGTGAAGAGCGCGCGGTCCGCGCCCGCCGAGGAGCGGCGCGGCCGCGACCCCGAGGACCTGGAGCGCGAGGCCGCCCGGGTGCGGGAGCAGGAGGCCGAGCTGGAGGCCGCCCTGGAGGCGGCGCAGATCGCCCTCGACGAGACGGTCTCCCACCGGGCCGACCTGGAGCGCGAACTGGCGGTCGAGGAGCGTCGGCTCAAGGACGTCGCCCGGGCCATCGCCGACCGCAGGGAGGGCCTGGCCCGCTTGCAGGGGCAGGTCAACGCCGCGCGGTCGCGGGCCGCCTCCGCCCAGGCCGAGATCGACCGGCTGGCCGCCGCGCGGGACGGGGCCGAGCAGCGGGCCGTCGCGGCGCAGGAGGAGTACGAGCAGCTCAAGGCCGAGGTCGACGGGCTCGACGCCGGTGACGAAGAGCTCGGAGCACGCCTTGAGGAGGCGAAGACCGGGCTCGCCGAGGCCGAGTCGGCGCTGTCCGCCGCCCGGGAGGCCGCCACCTCCGCCGAGCGCAAGCGGGCCGCCGTCGCCGCCCGGCACGAGGCACTGGCGCTCGGGCTGCGCAGGAAGGACGGTACGGGGGCGCTGCTCGGGGCGAAGGAACGGTTGAGCGGACTGCTCGGGCCGGCCGCCGAACTGCTGTCCGTGGCACCGGGGTTCGAGGTGCCCGTGGCGGCGGCGTTCGGGGCGGCGGCCGACGCCATCGCCGTGACCTCCCCGACCGCCGCTGCCGAAGCGATTCGCCTCCTGCGCAAGGAGGACGCGGGACGCGCCGCCCTGCTGCTCGCGGGGGAGCCCTCCGGCGAGGAGCAGGCACCGGAGCAGAGCAGCCCGCCCTACGCCGCCGAACTCGTCCGCGGCCCGGCCGAGTTGCTGCCCGCGGTGCGCCGGCTGCTGCGCGGCATCGTTGTCGTCGGGACCCTGGAGGACGCCGAGGACCTGGTCCACGCCCGGCCCGAGCTGACCGCGGTGACCGCCGAGGGCGATCTGCTCGGCGCGCACTTCGCGCAGGGCGGGTCCGCCGGGGCGCCCAGCCTCCTGGAGGTCCAGGCCTCCGTCGACGAGGCCGCCGCCGAGCTGGAGCTGCTGGCGGCGCAGTGCGAGGAACTGGCCGGGGTCCAGCAGGCGGCGGGGGAGCGGCGCAAGGACTGCGCCGCGCTCGTCGAGGAGCTGGGGCAGCGGCAGCGGGCCGTGGAGCGGGAGCGCTCGGGCCGGGCACAGCAGCTCGGGCGGCTCGCCGGGCAGGCGCGGGGCGCCGCGGGTGAGGCCGAGCGCAGTGCGGCCGCGGCGGCCAAGGCGCAGGACGCGCTGGAGCAGGCCGCGACGGACGTGGAGGAGCTGGCCGAGCGGCTCGCCGTCGCCGAGGAGCAGTCCGCCTACGGCGACGGCGACGAGGAGCCCGACACGTCCGTGCGCGACCGGCTCTCCGCCGACGGGGCCAACGCCCGGCAGACGGAGATGGAGGCCCGCCTCCAGGTACGTACGCACGAGGAACGGGTCAAGGGGCTCGCGGGCCGCGCCGACTCGCTCGA is a genomic window containing:
- the smc gene encoding chromosome segregation protein SMC, coding for MHLKALTLRGFKSFASATTLRFEPGITCVVGPNGSGKSNVVDALSWVMGEQGAKSLRGGKMEDVIFAGTTGRPPLGRAEVSLTIDNSDGALPIEYAEVTITRIMFRNGGSEYQINGDTCRLLDIQDLLSDSGIGREMHVIVGQGQLDSVLHADPMGRRAFIEEAAGVLKHRKRKEKALRKLDAMQANLSRVQDLTDELRRQLKPLGRQAAVARRAAVIQADLRDARLRLLADDLVRLREALSAEVADEAELKRRKEAAEDELKKALLREGHLEDEVRQLTPRLQRAQQTWVELSQLAERVRGTISLADARVKSARSAPAEERRGRDPEDLEREAARVREQEAELEAALEAAQIALDETVSHRADLERELAVEERRLKDVARAIADRREGLARLQGQVNAARSRAASAQAEIDRLAAARDGAEQRAVAAQEEYEQLKAEVDGLDAGDEELGARLEEAKTGLAEAESALSAAREAATSAERKRAAVAARHEALALGLRRKDGTGALLGAKERLSGLLGPAAELLSVAPGFEVPVAAAFGAAADAIAVTSPTAAAEAIRLLRKEDAGRAALLLAGEPSGEEQAPEQSSPPYAAELVRGPAELLPAVRRLLRGIVVVGTLEDAEDLVHARPELTAVTAEGDLLGAHFAQGGSAGAPSLLEVQASVDEAAAELELLAAQCEELAGVQQAAGERRKDCAALVEELGQRQRAVERERSGRAQQLGRLAGQARGAAGEAERSAAAAAKAQDALEQAATDVEELAERLAVAEEQSAYGDGDEEPDTSVRDRLSADGANARQTEMEARLQVRTHEERVKGLAGRADSLDRAARAEREARARAERQRARLQYEAAVAEAVASGARQLLAHVEVSIARADAERTLAERAKAVREQDLVAERGRGRDLKAELDKLTDSVHRGEVLGAEKRLRIEQLETKALEELGVEPAGLVADYGPGQLVPPSLPAEGEELPEDPEHPRNKPRPFIRSEQEKRLKSAERAYQQLGKVNPLALEEFAALEERHKFLSEQLEDLKKTRTDLLQVVKEVDERVEQVFTEAYRDTAREFEGVFSRLFPGGEGRLILTDPDNMLTTGVDVEARPPGKKVKRLSLLSGGERSLTAVAMLVSIFKARPSPFYVMDEVEAALDDTNLQRLIRIMQELQEASQLIVITHQKRTMEVADALYGVSMQGDGVSKVISQRLR
- a CDS encoding acylphosphatase, producing MNEDVRLVAWVRGRVQRVGFRWFTRARALEIGGLSGFALNLDDGRVQVVAEGPRTACQQLLDWLHGDDTPGRVDGVTEIWDTPRGGYDGFAIR
- a CDS encoding CAP domain-containing protein → MGRHRRSDAGRAATGRAAGTPEEQHSEGWYTEGYGEAYGVDHAGAHEEQTFSYPSHSAHSPYASAPSYAQTPLSSYASASPYAPQDETVTAVYGTVSAAGGSDDPPRGHAHRRRKKRDGVPLRTGLLGASACVAMGAVAVASGLIPGTDTFKLGGDHGGNKVQAADSPSVEAQGGTDGTVGDRASESAASRDDQRSASPSAAPSKSAEPAEPSAKPSKAPAETKSAGTATKPRSASPSASAPAKTAAPAVEAATTTSDEAAAAAQVLTLVNQERAKIGCSPVTADSGLAALASAFSEDMAARNFFDHTDPDGATPWDRAKKAGITNLGGENIARGQANAQSVMDAWMNSEGHKANILNCDFKTLGVGVHFGSGGPWWTQDFGY